One stretch of Oryzias latipes chromosome 7, ASM223467v1 DNA includes these proteins:
- the LOC101158357 gene encoding glucose-6-phosphate 1-dehydrogenase isoform X1 gives MGSRASTEKMNRLPLSRSEVFGELRKELYDDEEFHQSDVHIFIIMGASGDLAKKKIYPTLWWLFRDGLLPESTFFVGFARSDLTVDAIRTGCMPYMKVADTEADRLSVFFSRNSYISGKYADESSFSKLNSHILSLPGGNEANRLFYLALPPTVYHDVTKNLKLQCMSTKGWNRVIVEKPFGHDLQSSEELSSHLSSLFAEDQIYRIDHYLGKEMVQNLMVLRFGNRIFGPIWNRDSVACVVLTFKEPFGTQGRGGYFDDFGIIRDVMQNHLLQMLCLVAMEKPASTSSDDVRDEKVKVLKCIAPVTMSDVVLGQYMGNPDGEGEAKLGYLDDPTVPKGSTQATFATAVLYVHNERWDGVPFILRCGKALNERKAEVRLQFTDVPGDIFGNQCQRNELVVRVQPNEAIYAKMMSKKPGVYFSPEETELDLTYKSRYKDVKLPDAYERLILDVFCGSQMHFVRSDELREAWRIFTPLLHQIDKEKPKPIPYKYGSRGPAEADELVQRVGFRYEGTYKWVNPHKL, from the exons ATGGGATCTCGAGCGAGCACTG agaAAATGAATCGCCTTCCCCTCTCTCGCTCTGAAGTGTTTGGAGAACTGAGGAAGGAGCTTTACGATGATGAGGAGTTCCACCAATCAGATGTGCATATCTTCATCATCATGGGAGCATCG GGGGATCTGGCCAAGAAAAAGATCTACCCAACTCTTTG GTGGTTGTTCAGAGACGGACTCCTCCCCGAATCGACCTTTTTTGTCGGCTTTGCCCGCTCTGACTTGACCGTCGACGCCATACGAACCGGGTGCATGCCATACATGAag gtgGCGGACACGGAAGCAGACCGCTTGTCAGTCTTCTTCAGCAGGAACTCGTACATCAGTGGGAAATATGCAGATGAGAGCTCCTTCTCCAAGCTTAACTCGCACATCCTGTCTCTCCCTGGAGGAAACGAGGCCAACCGCCTCTTCTACCTGGCCCTGCCGCCGACCGTCTACCACGACGTGACCAAAAACCTCAAACTGCAATGCATGAGCACCAA GGGCTGGAACAGGGTCATCGTAGAAAAACCGTTTGGACATGATCTTCAGAGCTCAGAGGAGCTCTCCTCCCATCTGTCTTCTCTTTTTGCCGAGGACCAGATTTACCGCATCGATCATTATCTGGGCAAAGAAATGGTGCAGAATCTCATGGTGCTCAG GTTTGGGAACCGAATCTTTGGACCAATCTGGAACAGAGACAGTGTGGCATGCGTTGTTCTTACCTTCAAAGAACCTTTTGGCACTCAGGGGCGAGGAGGCTACTTTGATGATTTTGGTATCATtcg AGATGTCATGCAGAACCACTTGCTCCAGATGCTCTgcctggttgccatggagaaaCCAGCCTCCACAAGCTCAGATGATGTGAGAGATGAAAAG GTAAAGGTGTTGAAGTGCATTGCTCCAGTGACCATGTCTGATGTGGTGCTGGGTCAATATATGGGGAATCCAGACGGTGAAGGAGAAGCCAAACTGGGTTATCTCGATGACCCCACAGTACCTAAAGGATCCACTCAGGCTACGTTTGCCACTGCTGTGCTCTATGTGCACAACGAACGCTGGGATG GTGTTCCGTTCATCCTTCGCTGTGGAAAAGCCCTGAATGAGAGGAAAGCCGAGGTGCGGCTGCAGTTCACGGATGTCCCAGGAGACATTTTTGGAAACCAGTGTCAGAGGAATGAGCTTGTCGTTCGAGTGCAGCCCAATGAGGCCATCTACGCCAAAATGATGAGCAAGAAACCTGGCGTTTACTTCAGCCCGGAAGAGACGGAGCTGGACCTCACATACAAGAGCAGATACAAA GATGTGAAGCTTCCAGACGCCTACGAACGGCTCATCCTGGATGTCTTCTGTGGGAGTCAGATGCATTTCGTCCGCAG TGATGAACTGAGAGAAGCATGGCGGATATTCACTCCTCTCCTTCATCAAATAGACAAAGAGAAGCCAAAACCAATTCCTTACAAATATGGAAG ccGAGGCCCGGCAGAAGCAGATGAGCTTGTACAGAGAGTTGGATTTCGCTATGAAGGCACTTATAAGTGGGTCAACCCTCACAAACTTTAA
- the LOC101158357 gene encoding glucose-6-phosphate 1-dehydrogenase isoform X2 translates to MNRLPLSRSEVFGELRKELYDDEEFHQSDVHIFIIMGASGDLAKKKIYPTLWWLFRDGLLPESTFFVGFARSDLTVDAIRTGCMPYMKVADTEADRLSVFFSRNSYISGKYADESSFSKLNSHILSLPGGNEANRLFYLALPPTVYHDVTKNLKLQCMSTKGWNRVIVEKPFGHDLQSSEELSSHLSSLFAEDQIYRIDHYLGKEMVQNLMVLRFGNRIFGPIWNRDSVACVVLTFKEPFGTQGRGGYFDDFGIIRDVMQNHLLQMLCLVAMEKPASTSSDDVRDEKVKVLKCIAPVTMSDVVLGQYMGNPDGEGEAKLGYLDDPTVPKGSTQATFATAVLYVHNERWDGVPFILRCGKALNERKAEVRLQFTDVPGDIFGNQCQRNELVVRVQPNEAIYAKMMSKKPGVYFSPEETELDLTYKSRYKDVKLPDAYERLILDVFCGSQMHFVRSDELREAWRIFTPLLHQIDKEKPKPIPYKYGSRGPAEADELVQRVGFRYEGTYKWVNPHKL, encoded by the exons ATGAATCGCCTTCCCCTCTCTCGCTCTGAAGTGTTTGGAGAACTGAGGAAGGAGCTTTACGATGATGAGGAGTTCCACCAATCAGATGTGCATATCTTCATCATCATGGGAGCATCG GGGGATCTGGCCAAGAAAAAGATCTACCCAACTCTTTG GTGGTTGTTCAGAGACGGACTCCTCCCCGAATCGACCTTTTTTGTCGGCTTTGCCCGCTCTGACTTGACCGTCGACGCCATACGAACCGGGTGCATGCCATACATGAag gtgGCGGACACGGAAGCAGACCGCTTGTCAGTCTTCTTCAGCAGGAACTCGTACATCAGTGGGAAATATGCAGATGAGAGCTCCTTCTCCAAGCTTAACTCGCACATCCTGTCTCTCCCTGGAGGAAACGAGGCCAACCGCCTCTTCTACCTGGCCCTGCCGCCGACCGTCTACCACGACGTGACCAAAAACCTCAAACTGCAATGCATGAGCACCAA GGGCTGGAACAGGGTCATCGTAGAAAAACCGTTTGGACATGATCTTCAGAGCTCAGAGGAGCTCTCCTCCCATCTGTCTTCTCTTTTTGCCGAGGACCAGATTTACCGCATCGATCATTATCTGGGCAAAGAAATGGTGCAGAATCTCATGGTGCTCAG GTTTGGGAACCGAATCTTTGGACCAATCTGGAACAGAGACAGTGTGGCATGCGTTGTTCTTACCTTCAAAGAACCTTTTGGCACTCAGGGGCGAGGAGGCTACTTTGATGATTTTGGTATCATtcg AGATGTCATGCAGAACCACTTGCTCCAGATGCTCTgcctggttgccatggagaaaCCAGCCTCCACAAGCTCAGATGATGTGAGAGATGAAAAG GTAAAGGTGTTGAAGTGCATTGCTCCAGTGACCATGTCTGATGTGGTGCTGGGTCAATATATGGGGAATCCAGACGGTGAAGGAGAAGCCAAACTGGGTTATCTCGATGACCCCACAGTACCTAAAGGATCCACTCAGGCTACGTTTGCCACTGCTGTGCTCTATGTGCACAACGAACGCTGGGATG GTGTTCCGTTCATCCTTCGCTGTGGAAAAGCCCTGAATGAGAGGAAAGCCGAGGTGCGGCTGCAGTTCACGGATGTCCCAGGAGACATTTTTGGAAACCAGTGTCAGAGGAATGAGCTTGTCGTTCGAGTGCAGCCCAATGAGGCCATCTACGCCAAAATGATGAGCAAGAAACCTGGCGTTTACTTCAGCCCGGAAGAGACGGAGCTGGACCTCACATACAAGAGCAGATACAAA GATGTGAAGCTTCCAGACGCCTACGAACGGCTCATCCTGGATGTCTTCTGTGGGAGTCAGATGCATTTCGTCCGCAG TGATGAACTGAGAGAAGCATGGCGGATATTCACTCCTCTCCTTCATCAAATAGACAAAGAGAAGCCAAAACCAATTCCTTACAAATATGGAAG ccGAGGCCCGGCAGAAGCAGATGAGCTTGTACAGAGAGTTGGATTTCGCTATGAAGGCACTTATAAGTGGGTCAACCCTCACAAACTTTAA
- the LOC101158855 gene encoding glycerol-3-phosphate dehydrogenase [NAD(+)], cytoplasmic, producing MAAPKKVCIVGSGNWGSAIAKIVGTNATHNSKFDNVVKMWVFEEMVNGSKLTEIINTTHENVKYLPGHKLPENVLAVPDLVDASKDADILVFVIPHQFIGKVCDTMKGKIKSDALGISLIKGIDEGPDGLKLISDVIQEKLGITMSVLMGANIANEVADEKFCETTIGCKNKNHGSLLKELMQTKNFRVTVVEELDVVEICGALKNIVAVGAGFCDGLGFGDNTKAAVIRLGLMEMIAFARIFCTAGPVSSATFLESCGVADLITTCYGGRNRRVAEAFVKTGKSIEELEKEMLNGQKLQGPATAAEVHLILKHKNLIDKFPLFNAVYQICFQGHPVTEFISCLQNHPEHM from the exons ATGGCAGCTCCGAAGAAAGTCTGCATCGTGGGCTCTGGAAACTG GGGCTCTGCCATCGCCAAGATCGTGGGGACCAATGCCACTCACAATTCAAAGTTTGACAACGTGGTGAAAATGTGGGTGTTTGAGGAGATGGTGAATGGCAGCAAGCTGACTGAAATCATCAACACCACCCATGAGAACGTCAAGTATCTTCCCGGACACAAACTCCCAGAGAATGTG CTGGCAGTGCCAGACCTGGTGGACGCCTCTAAAGATGCAGACATCCTGGTCTTTGTGATCCCCCATCAGTTCATCGGTAAAGTGTGCGACACCATGAAGGGCAAGATTAAGAGTGACGCACTGGGGATATCCCTCATTAAG GGCATAGACGAGGGCCCTGATGGACTCAAACTCATTTCTGATGTCATCCAAGAGAAACTCGGCATCACAATGAGCGTGCTGATGGGGGCCAACATTGCCAATGAGGTTGCAGACGAGAAGTTTTGCGAGACCACGATTG GCTGTAAGAACAAGAACCACGGATCTCTGCTGAAGGAGCTCATGCAGACCAAGAACTTCAGAGTGACTGTAGTTGAAGAGCTTGACGTGGTGGAAATCTGCGGCGCCCTGAAG AACATTGTGGCGGTAGGTGCAGGCTTCTGTGACGGCTTGGGCTTCGGGGACAACACCAAAGCAGCGGTGATTCGGCTGGGCTTGATGGAGATGATCGCCTTCGCCCGCATTTTCTGCACCGCCGGACCCGTGTCCTCCGCAACCTTCCTGGAGAGCTGCGGCGTGGCTGATCTCATAACCACCTGCTATGGCGGACGCAACCGTAGGGTGGCCGAGGCTTTTGTGAAGACTGGAAAG TCCATCGAGGAGCTGGAGAAAGAGATGCTGAATGGTCAGAAGCTGCAGGGACCAGCGACCGCAGCAGAGGTTCACCTCAttctcaaacacaaaaacttgaTTGACAA GTTCCCTTTGTTCAACGCGGTGTACCAGATCTGCTTCCAGGGCCATCCGGTCACAGAGTTCATCAGCTGTTTGCAGAACCACCCCGAGCACATGTAG